Proteins co-encoded in one Kutzneria chonburiensis genomic window:
- a CDS encoding SCP2 sterol-binding domain-containing protein: MTAVEFLSDAYLDELGRPNRSEQAEIPHVHVRVQFHAIGTPNGDVDYHLVVERGAIVEAGRGSLADSDLAVRASYRDLLAFESGELHAATAFVTGRLAVTGNRAKLLDLMVVLQNGNYHRFTADLRERAPW, translated from the coding sequence ATGACCGCGGTGGAATTCCTGTCCGACGCGTACCTCGACGAACTCGGCCGGCCGAACCGCTCGGAGCAGGCGGAGATCCCGCATGTCCACGTCCGGGTCCAGTTCCACGCCATCGGCACGCCCAACGGCGACGTGGACTACCACCTGGTCGTCGAGCGGGGCGCGATCGTGGAGGCCGGCCGTGGCTCGCTCGCGGACAGCGATCTGGCGGTTCGCGCTAGCTATCGCGACCTGCTGGCCTTCGAGTCCGGCGAGCTGCACGCCGCGACGGCGTTCGTCACCGGGCGGCTGGCGGTGACCGGGAACCGCGCGAAGCTGCTGGACCTCATGGTGGTGCTCCAGAACGGAAACTACCACCGGTTCACCGCCGATCTGCGGGAGCGGGCCCCATGGTGA
- a CDS encoding NADPH-dependent FMN reductase, whose amino-acid sequence MTIIIAATRPGRAGLPIAEWFAALAGAHGEFDVAVADLAKIDLPLLDEPNHPRARQYTQEHTFRWSEIVDASNAFVIVTPEYNHSYPATIKNALDYLHQEWNGKPVGFVSYGGVAGGTRAVQHLKQVVLPLRMKPIFESVSIPFHFQRISDGTLRSDRTLDDAAEAMLNELAAHTPAGEAPAHSPNGAAHNSHRL is encoded by the coding sequence TTGACGATCATCATCGCCGCCACCCGGCCAGGACGAGCCGGATTGCCGATCGCGGAGTGGTTCGCCGCGCTGGCCGGCGCGCACGGCGAATTCGACGTCGCCGTCGCGGACCTCGCGAAAATCGACCTCCCACTGCTGGACGAGCCGAATCACCCGCGGGCAAGACAGTACACCCAGGAACACACGTTCCGGTGGAGCGAAATCGTCGACGCGTCGAACGCGTTCGTTATCGTCACTCCGGAGTACAACCACAGTTATCCGGCGACGATCAAGAACGCGCTCGACTACCTGCACCAGGAATGGAACGGAAAGCCCGTCGGATTCGTCTCCTACGGCGGTGTCGCCGGCGGCACCCGAGCGGTGCAGCATCTCAAGCAGGTCGTTCTCCCGCTGCGGATGAAGCCGATATTCGAAAGCGTCAGCATCCCGTTCCACTTTCAGCGGATCTCCGACGGGACGCTGCGGTCCGACCGGACACTGGACGACGCGGCCGAGGCAATGCTGAACGAGCTGGCCGCCCACACGCCGGCTGGCGAAGCACCGGCCCACTCGCCCAACGGCGCCGCCCACAACTCCCATCGGTTGTGA
- a CDS encoding methyltransferase gives MPAVQPDSGDNLPITTLRELALAAAASAGLRAVVRVGVADALGDAPVPVAELAKTLDVDAAILARVLRNLRCYDLFDQTDEGIVHTPASRLLREDHPQRLKNWVLWATEPWVWQLWPDLEQALRTGRGHFDERFGDNFFAHLHKEWPESTETFNRSQIELSRLTSAAIADTLNLADAKTFADVGGGTGYTLAAILERHPHLHGTLVDLPAAIASPDPRLRPDGTLAARSQVVAGDCLHEIPVDADVYQFKSVLEWDDELTVTALRNATRAGHPGSRVLVITNLIDDSPEIRYATGVDLLLLLNTNGKRHTRAGVTALAERAGLRVVGVTPAGPLLHVVETVIP, from the coding sequence ATGCCCGCCGTTCAGCCCGACAGCGGGGACAACCTGCCCATCACGACGTTGCGGGAGCTGGCGCTCGCGGCGGCCGCCTCGGCCGGTCTGCGGGCCGTTGTCCGGGTCGGCGTTGCCGACGCGCTCGGCGACGCACCTGTCCCGGTCGCAGAGCTGGCGAAGACGCTGGACGTCGATGCGGCGATCCTGGCGCGGGTACTGCGGAATCTGCGGTGTTATGACCTGTTCGACCAGACCGACGAAGGCATCGTGCACACGCCGGCGTCCAGGCTGCTGCGCGAGGACCACCCGCAGCGGTTGAAGAACTGGGTGCTGTGGGCCACCGAGCCGTGGGTGTGGCAACTGTGGCCGGACCTCGAACAGGCGCTTCGCACCGGGCGCGGGCACTTCGACGAGCGTTTCGGTGACAACTTCTTCGCGCACCTGCACAAGGAGTGGCCGGAGTCGACGGAGACGTTCAACCGATCCCAGATCGAGCTGAGCAGGCTCACGTCGGCGGCGATCGCCGACACGCTGAATCTGGCGGACGCCAAGACTTTCGCCGACGTCGGCGGTGGCACCGGCTACACACTGGCGGCCATCCTGGAGCGGCATCCGCATCTGCACGGGACGCTCGTCGACCTGCCGGCCGCGATCGCGTCGCCGGACCCTCGGCTGCGTCCCGACGGCACGCTGGCCGCGCGGTCGCAGGTCGTCGCCGGTGACTGCCTGCACGAGATACCGGTCGACGCGGATGTGTACCAGTTCAAGAGTGTTCTCGAGTGGGACGACGAGCTGACGGTGACCGCCCTGCGCAACGCCACCCGCGCCGGACACCCCGGCAGCCGGGTGCTGGTGATCACGAACCTGATCGACGACAGCCCGGAGATCCGCTACGCGACCGGTGTCGATCTGCTATTGCTGCTCAACACCAATGGCAAGCGGCACACCAGGGCCGGCGTGACCGCGCTGGCCGAGCGCGCCGGACTGCGTGTCGTGGGCGTCACGCCGGCCGGGCCGCTGCTGCACGTCGTGGAGACCGTCATCCCATGA
- a CDS encoding group I truncated hemoglobin, whose protein sequence is MTDLPQTPSLFERLGGIFGIAHFLDILGDRLYENDTLNQNPAVLRLHNEKGRPGFKFTLMAWMIQETGGPKVYPGADMRTAHANMTVSDYEYDVVLIELAAVLTNCGVPQQEHKDLITLLEGFRDDIRAGSAASA, encoded by the coding sequence ATGACGGACCTGCCACAGACTCCTTCCCTCTTCGAGCGGCTCGGAGGAATCTTCGGTATCGCACATTTTCTTGACATCCTGGGCGACCGACTCTACGAAAACGACACGCTCAACCAGAACCCCGCCGTGCTGCGGCTGCACAACGAAAAGGGCCGACCCGGCTTCAAGTTCACGCTCATGGCATGGATGATTCAGGAAACCGGCGGCCCCAAGGTGTATCCGGGGGCGGACATGCGAACCGCGCACGCCAACATGACCGTCAGCGACTACGAGTACGACGTGGTGCTGATCGAGCTGGCCGCCGTGCTGACCAACTGCGGCGTGCCGCAGCAGGAGCACAAGGATCTCATCACGCTGCTGGAAGGCTTTCGCGACGACATCCGGGCCGGCTCTGCGGCGTCCGCCTGA
- a CDS encoding cupin domain-containing protein has product MKPLILTPSEYRPKSPGDIPFKLLAEDSGGNLSLLEWTLKPWQSGPFLHAHDFAEAFYVIDGQLEIQLGEQRHVLGPRHLAWAPGGTPHAFANADASEVTVLTICSPGGLEHFFAAQGDDPNSFPDVPGLGLRLLGPRIRATGAPDQD; this is encoded by the coding sequence GTGAAACCTCTCATCCTCACGCCTTCCGAGTACCGCCCGAAATCCCCGGGCGACATCCCGTTCAAGCTCCTCGCCGAGGACAGCGGCGGCAATCTGAGCCTGCTCGAGTGGACGCTCAAACCGTGGCAGTCCGGGCCGTTCCTGCACGCGCACGACTTCGCCGAGGCGTTCTACGTCATCGACGGGCAGCTGGAGATCCAGTTGGGCGAGCAGCGCCACGTTCTCGGCCCTCGGCACCTGGCCTGGGCGCCCGGCGGCACCCCGCACGCCTTCGCCAACGCGGACGCCTCCGAGGTCACCGTGCTCACCATCTGCAGCCCCGGCGGCCTTGAGCACTTCTTCGCCGCCCAGGGCGACGACCCGAACTCGTTCCCGGACGTTCCCGGACTCGGCCTGCGACTCCTCGGACCGCGCATCCGCGCCACCGGCGCACCCGATCAGGACTGA
- a CDS encoding aromatase/cyclase → MIVHTLLYRFPPENDESDIRDFFAGLQSLAVDSGLVAGFGWQQHVLLPADERAKGMTATHVAQVSCVDIPTLRKFSESAPVHDFVAKWRGKLNYEAAYANHETLLPGAEKEDGMFHTEHTMTVDAPVDVVFEVLADVMGYAELFPPTESVTILEESETHQIVRLVVDVSGQTQSWVSRRDIDRPNRTIAYRQLETAAIVKHMGGEWRALPLDDQRTQLVITHDFAARPTEKVPSQEEATRLLRAAVENNSHADLTAVRDESEKRAQTVGSRA, encoded by the coding sequence ATGATCGTTCACACGCTGCTGTACCGTTTTCCCCCGGAAAACGACGAGAGTGACATCCGTGATTTCTTCGCCGGACTGCAGTCGCTGGCGGTCGACTCCGGCCTGGTCGCGGGCTTCGGCTGGCAGCAGCACGTGCTGCTGCCGGCGGACGAGCGGGCCAAGGGGATGACGGCAACGCATGTCGCGCAGGTCTCCTGCGTCGACATCCCGACGCTGCGGAAGTTCTCCGAATCGGCACCGGTTCATGACTTCGTCGCGAAGTGGCGAGGGAAGCTCAACTACGAAGCCGCCTACGCGAATCACGAGACGCTGCTTCCCGGTGCGGAGAAGGAGGACGGCATGTTCCACACCGAGCACACCATGACGGTGGACGCGCCCGTCGACGTGGTCTTCGAGGTGCTGGCCGACGTCATGGGCTATGCCGAGCTGTTCCCGCCCACCGAGTCGGTGACGATCCTGGAGGAGAGCGAGACGCACCAGATCGTGCGTCTGGTGGTGGATGTGAGCGGGCAGACGCAGAGCTGGGTCAGCCGCCGCGATATCGACCGGCCGAACCGGACCATTGCCTACCGTCAGCTGGAAACCGCCGCGATCGTGAAGCACATGGGCGGCGAGTGGCGTGCGCTTCCCCTCGACGACCAGCGTACCCAGCTGGTCATCACGCACGACTTCGCCGCCAGGCCCACGGAGAAGGTGCCCAGCCAGGAAGAGGCCACCCGGCTGTTGCGGGCGGCGGTCGAGAACAACAGCCACGCCGACCTCACCGCCGTGCGCGACGAGTCCGAGAAGCGCGCGCAGACCGTCGGGAGTCGTGCCTGA
- a CDS encoding methyltransferase, with the protein MTAEAILTRFREYLVGPSRFMTLVSCFELGLVDALRDAPPQTAEQLAAVAGVKPDAVQQLLYLLVKDDFLAYDETTGTYALGGLAEVADVDLNRVLSISRLIKVLMLRQGYYLTESVRAAVPVGLKEFYGFDGNVYDAALEHEELFESWGKTMDMYTAHIDPWFFENVDIPPGSRVLDLAGNTGLGAILTHKLKGSSGLHVTTFDLPEKQDAALRNFREHGLDGQCGFIGGDVFEGVPSGFDVVLIKHFIDMFDRSEVLAIFKGVRDAVEVGSLVHILVPVYPEDIRDSYSVDFFPAFFLGCAMGKGGPQKLSTYRAWLEECGFEVTRAIAQNPADMPADSWSAQGILSARKI; encoded by the coding sequence ATGACCGCAGAGGCCATCCTCACCCGGTTCCGCGAGTACCTGGTCGGGCCGTCGAGGTTCATGACCCTGGTGTCCTGCTTCGAACTCGGCTTGGTCGACGCGCTGCGGGACGCCCCGCCGCAGACCGCGGAGCAGCTCGCGGCGGTCGCCGGCGTCAAGCCGGATGCCGTGCAGCAACTTCTGTACCTCCTGGTCAAGGACGACTTCCTTGCCTACGACGAGACGACAGGGACCTACGCGCTCGGCGGGCTCGCGGAGGTGGCCGATGTCGACCTCAATCGGGTCCTGTCGATCTCTCGCCTCATCAAGGTGCTGATGCTGCGCCAGGGCTACTACCTGACCGAGAGCGTCCGCGCCGCGGTTCCCGTTGGTCTCAAGGAGTTCTACGGCTTCGACGGGAACGTCTACGACGCCGCGCTCGAGCACGAGGAGCTGTTCGAGTCGTGGGGCAAGACGATGGACATGTACACCGCGCACATCGATCCGTGGTTCTTCGAGAACGTCGACATCCCGCCGGGCTCGCGGGTGCTCGACCTCGCCGGGAACACCGGCCTCGGCGCGATCCTGACGCACAAGCTGAAGGGGTCGAGCGGGTTGCACGTGACCACGTTCGACCTGCCGGAGAAGCAGGACGCGGCACTGCGGAACTTCCGCGAGCACGGCCTCGACGGCCAGTGCGGGTTCATCGGCGGTGACGTCTTCGAAGGCGTGCCCTCCGGTTTCGACGTCGTCCTGATCAAGCACTTCATCGACATGTTCGACCGGAGCGAAGTCCTCGCCATATTCAAGGGTGTCCGGGACGCGGTCGAGGTCGGCTCGCTCGTCCACATTCTCGTCCCGGTGTATCCGGAAGACATCAGGGACTCGTACAGCGTCGACTTCTTTCCGGCGTTCTTCCTCGGCTGTGCCATGGGCAAGGGCGGTCCGCAGAAGCTGTCGACGTATCGCGCGTGGCTCGAGGAGTGTGGCTTCGAGGTCACGCGGGCGATCGCCCAGAACCCCGCGGACATGCCGGCGGACTCCTGGTCGGCGCAGGGGATCCTGAGCGCGAGGAAGATCTGA
- a CDS encoding cytochrome P450 codes for MTAVAGQQEHAANEALAELLFSPEGLADPFSRYRRIRESAPVHWSTLGNWVLTRHDDVDNFLRSKHVDKNVHTWMGGRFSGQWEQHHALRKLAANMLWMNPPDHTRLRRIVNRAFTPKRVREHRKVIERRFDSLMRPLEEAGGGDICNLVFFPLAFSVVAGLIGVPDEDGAMLREWIRDFQRIFEVGMTDSELRTANEAAAALDGYFGSLVRSRQRARADDLLSALIDADDEGGPLEFAELVQLCHMIIAAGSETTTFFLTNGVHQLINHPDQADLVRADLSLLGGAIDEVLRYAPAAHMIPRTTTSPVEVGGVTIPADARVMVMIAAANRDPERFPDPDRFDVTRTGSALMSYGLGTHFCLGWRLANLQAEVVFHTVLTRYTDLTLLEVPRPRTRVAVPQVENLRIGFRLAR; via the coding sequence ATGACGGCCGTGGCCGGGCAGCAGGAGCACGCCGCCAACGAGGCGCTGGCCGAGCTGCTGTTCTCGCCGGAAGGGCTGGCGGATCCGTTCTCGCGGTACCGCCGGATCAGGGAGTCGGCGCCGGTGCACTGGAGCACCTTGGGAAACTGGGTGCTCACCCGTCACGACGATGTCGACAACTTCCTGCGCAGCAAGCACGTCGACAAGAACGTCCACACGTGGATGGGTGGGCGGTTCAGCGGGCAGTGGGAACAGCACCACGCATTGCGGAAGCTGGCCGCGAACATGCTGTGGATGAACCCGCCGGACCACACACGACTGCGCCGCATCGTGAATCGCGCGTTCACCCCGAAACGGGTGCGGGAACACCGGAAGGTCATCGAGCGCAGGTTCGACTCGCTCATGCGTCCGCTGGAGGAGGCGGGCGGGGGAGACATCTGCAACCTGGTGTTCTTCCCGCTGGCGTTCAGCGTGGTGGCCGGCCTCATCGGCGTCCCGGACGAGGACGGGGCCATGCTGCGGGAGTGGATCCGGGACTTCCAGCGGATCTTCGAGGTGGGCATGACCGACTCGGAGCTGCGTACGGCCAACGAGGCGGCGGCGGCGCTCGATGGGTACTTCGGTTCCCTCGTACGCTCGCGGCAGCGTGCCCGCGCCGACGATCTGCTGTCCGCGCTGATCGATGCCGACGACGAGGGCGGGCCGCTGGAGTTCGCGGAGCTCGTGCAGCTGTGCCACATGATCATCGCCGCCGGCAGCGAGACGACGACGTTCTTCCTGACCAACGGGGTGCACCAGCTGATCAACCACCCCGACCAGGCTGATCTGGTGCGGGCGGACCTTTCCCTGCTGGGCGGTGCGATCGACGAGGTGCTGCGGTACGCGCCGGCCGCGCACATGATCCCCAGGACCACGACGTCGCCGGTGGAGGTCGGCGGCGTCACGATCCCGGCGGACGCGCGCGTGATGGTGATGATCGCGGCCGCCAACCGCGACCCGGAGCGGTTTCCCGATCCGGACCGGTTCGACGTCACCCGGACCGGCAGCGCGCTGATGTCCTATGGCCTCGGCACGCATTTCTGCCTGGGTTGGCGGCTGGCGAACCTCCAGGCCGAGGTGGTGTTCCACACGGTGCTCACCCGGTACACGGACTTGACGCTGCTCGAGGTGCCGCGGCCGAGGACGAGGGTGGCGGTCCCCCAGGTGGAGAACCTGCGCATCGGTTTCCGCCTCGCCCGTTAG